The following are encoded in a window of Lacinutrix sp. WUR7 genomic DNA:
- a CDS encoding MGMT family protein has translation MQEKTLNFFEKVYEVARLIPDGRVTSYGAIAKYLGAAKSARMVGYAMNGSHNKEDIPAHRVVNRKGLLTGKFHFDGTNLMQQLLENEGVEVVENQIQNFEALFWDPAKEL, from the coding sequence ATGCAAGAAAAGACATTAAATTTTTTCGAAAAAGTATATGAAGTCGCTCGCTTAATACCAGATGGTCGCGTTACCAGTTATGGTGCAATTGCAAAATATTTAGGAGCAGCAAAAAGTGCTAGAATGGTTGGTTATGCCATGAATGGATCGCATAATAAAGAAGATATTCCTGCGCACCGAGTAGTAAACCGAAAAGGCTTACTTACTGGTAAGTTTCATTTTGACGGAACAAACCTCATGCAGCAACTTTTAGAGAACGAAGGGGTTGAAGTGGTTGAAAATCAAATTCAAAACTTTGAAGCACTGTTTTGGGACCCTGCCAAGGAGTTATAA
- a CDS encoding LysE family transporter — protein MTITITFFLGLLVALVGVTPPGLLNMTAAKISLKDGYSRGITFSIGACVIIIIQTYIGVLFARYLSSHQDVVDVLQRVAFILFVLITIYFLLIAKTEDKPKAELKVKSKKSRFFQGMLLSALNVFPIPYQAYMSITLASFGWMSFEKTSIFSYVAGAATGSFVIFYIYIFFFDKIKSKTLTTQKSMNYLIGAVTGIISIITLFHIIKDL, from the coding sequence TTGACTATAACCATTACTTTTTTTTTAGGATTACTTGTAGCTTTAGTTGGTGTAACTCCTCCAGGATTACTCAACATGACGGCAGCTAAAATTAGCCTAAAAGATGGGTATTCTAGAGGAATTACTTTCTCTATAGGAGCTTGTGTTATCATTATAATTCAAACCTATATTGGTGTGCTTTTTGCGCGCTATTTGAGTAGTCATCAGGATGTTGTAGATGTTTTGCAACGCGTGGCATTTATTTTATTTGTACTGATAACAATCTATTTCTTATTAATCGCTAAAACCGAAGATAAGCCCAAAGCAGAACTCAAAGTGAAAAGTAAAAAAAGTAGATTTTTTCAAGGTATGCTGCTTTCTGCTTTAAATGTTTTTCCTATTCCGTATCAGGCATATATGAGTATAACACTAGCTTCTTTTGGCTGGATGAGTTTCGAAAAAACAAGTATTTTTTCCTACGTTGCTGGAGCTGCAACAGGGAGTTTTGTGATTTTTTATATCTATATTTTCTTTTTCGATAAAATAAAAAGCAAGACACTTACTACCCAAAAAAGCATGAACTATCTTATAGGTGCTGTTACAGGAATAATTTCTATTATTACCTTGTTTCATATTATTAAAGATCTGTAA
- a CDS encoding Fic family protein: MMEKAPEITIEPNTDLWYATIMYRLSSGIKNVTISKIEEEYLYWDKIKYLKFENSKSTDIWQLIKIKRILSERSVNIDNKNFIKLNFNTNQYLTQKLQYLDTNFGAGLQKEKLLTDLDKQDYLNNALMEESIFSSMIEGATTTRVKAKDMLLKNKKPKNKSEQMILNNYKTIQYISEHQDDQMSIEKLYEIHRLVTENTLEDENVGVFRDNNEVNVVNELTGEIVHTPPNFEELNGLMKSFCNFFNNNPKEDFIHPIVKGSILHFLIGYIHPFVDGNGRTARAILYWYLLKNGYWLTEYLSISRVIMKTKVQYEKAYLYTEIDGMDVSYFIHYQVKVLMRAFEELKTYVAKKKKEQTKLAKYLRLENINERQAIILQKIEEDENRFFTVKEIENTFNITNQTARTDIEELVEIDLLKKIAINKKSFNYWKGDSFDKTIL, translated from the coding sequence ATGATGGAAAAAGCACCTGAAATAACTATAGAACCAAATACAGATTTATGGTATGCAACAATTATGTATCGACTTTCTAGTGGAATTAAAAATGTAACGATTAGTAAAATTGAAGAAGAATATCTCTATTGGGACAAAATCAAATATTTAAAATTTGAAAACTCAAAATCAACTGATATTTGGCAATTAATAAAAATCAAACGAATATTAAGCGAAAGATCTGTAAATATAGATAACAAGAACTTTATCAAATTAAACTTTAACACTAATCAATATCTAACTCAAAAACTACAATACTTAGACACAAACTTTGGCGCAGGTTTACAAAAAGAAAAACTACTTACAGACTTAGACAAACAAGATTACTTAAATAATGCACTCATGGAAGAATCTATTTTTTCATCTATGATAGAAGGCGCTACAACAACACGTGTTAAGGCTAAAGACATGCTGTTAAAAAACAAAAAGCCTAAAAACAAAAGTGAGCAAATGATATTGAATAATTACAAAACCATTCAATACATTAGTGAGCATCAAGACGATCAAATGTCTATTGAAAAATTATACGAGATTCATAGATTAGTTACAGAAAACACATTAGAAGATGAAAACGTTGGTGTATTTAGAGATAATAACGAAGTTAATGTTGTTAACGAATTAACTGGAGAGATTGTCCATACACCACCAAATTTTGAAGAACTTAATGGTTTAATGAAATCGTTTTGCAATTTTTTTAATAACAACCCAAAAGAAGATTTTATTCATCCTATTGTAAAAGGAAGTATTCTTCATTTCTTAATAGGATATATTCATCCATTTGTAGATGGAAATGGTAGAACAGCACGTGCTATTCTTTATTGGTATTTATTGAAGAATGGTTATTGGTTAACCGAATACTTATCAATCTCCAGAGTAATTATGAAAACCAAAGTGCAATATGAAAAAGCCTATCTATACACAGAAATAGATGGTATGGATGTTTCTTATTTTATTCATTACCAAGTTAAAGTTTTAATGCGTGCTTTTGAAGAGTTAAAAACATATGTTGCAAAAAAGAAAAAGGAACAAACAAAACTCGCTAAATATTTACGATTAGAAAACATCAACGAAAGACAAGCAATTATTCTTCAAAAAATTGAAGAAGATGAAAATCGATTTTTTACGGTAAAAGAAATAGAAAACACATTTAATATAACTAACCAAACAGCAAGAACAGATATTGAAGAGTTAGTAGAAATAGACCTTCTTAAGAAAATTGCAATAAACAAAAAGAGTTTTAATTATTGGAAAGGAGACAGCTTTGATAAAACAATTTTATAA
- the trmB gene encoding tRNA (guanosine(46)-N7)-methyltransferase TrmB encodes MGSKNKLKRFKENETFKNVFEPTREELVDAQYKLKGNWCATFFENDNPLVLELGCGKGEYSVALAEKYPNKNFIGIDIKGARFWRGAKTAIEENIPNVAFIRTQIELVEHVFAENEVDEIWITFPDPQIKYKRTKHRMTNSEFLKRYKTILKPDGIMNLKTDSEFMHGYTLGLLHGEGHEVLYANHNVYKQEGSPEEVTSIQTFYESQYLKEDKAITYIRFKIK; translated from the coding sequence GTGGGAAGTAAAAATAAACTGAAACGTTTTAAAGAAAACGAAACTTTTAAAAACGTATTTGAGCCAACAAGAGAAGAGCTAGTAGATGCGCAATACAAATTAAAAGGAAACTGGTGTGCTACCTTTTTTGAAAATGATAACCCTTTAGTTTTAGAACTTGGTTGTGGTAAAGGAGAGTATAGCGTGGCTTTAGCTGAAAAATATCCAAATAAAAACTTTATAGGTATCGATATTAAAGGTGCGCGTTTTTGGCGAGGAGCTAAAACAGCAATCGAAGAAAATATACCAAACGTAGCTTTTATTCGTACACAAATTGAATTGGTAGAACATGTTTTTGCCGAAAATGAAGTAGATGAAATTTGGATTACTTTTCCAGATCCACAAATAAAATATAAACGTACCAAACATAGAATGACGAATTCTGAATTTTTAAAACGTTATAAAACGATTTTAAAACCAGACGGAATCATGAATCTTAAAACAGATAGTGAGTTTATGCATGGCTATACTTTAGGATTGTTGCATGGTGAAGGGCATGAGGTGTTATATGCAAACCATAATGTATATAAACAAGAAGGGAGTCCAGAAGAGGTAACCAGTATTCAAACCTTTTATGAAAGCCAATATCTTAAAGAAGACAAAGCAATTACGTATATTCGTTTTAAAATAAAATAG
- a CDS encoding glycosyltransferase — protein sequence MKGKKRILVAPLNWGLGHATRCIPIIRALLAHNFEVVLASDGIALQLLKKEFPDLEALELPSYNIAYAKNAKLFKWKLLKDSPKVLKAIKAEKKAIKGIIDTYNITGIISDNRLGLHNKNVPCVFISHQLQVLSGSTTWLSTKMHQKIMQQFDVCWVPDNLGEPNLSGKLGHVDVPELPKKYLGPLSRFHKKDTEITTDLLVILSGPEPQRTFLEVKLLEELKAFKGSIVFVKGIIEEVQTKLQKDHMTIYNFMTSDLLEQTLNESALVLSRSGYTTIMDLAKLEKKAFFIPTPGQFEQEYLAKRLDVLGIVPSCKQEDFTIDKLQAVATSSGLKHFDYDVNYKRLFGLF from the coding sequence ATGAAAGGTAAAAAACGAATATTAGTTGCACCTCTAAATTGGGGACTTGGACATGCTACCCGTTGCATACCAATTATTCGTGCATTATTGGCACATAATTTTGAAGTTGTTTTGGCTAGCGATGGGATTGCTTTGCAATTACTAAAAAAGGAATTTCCTGATTTGGAAGCGCTAGAACTCCCATCTTATAATATTGCTTATGCTAAAAACGCGAAACTTTTTAAATGGAAATTATTAAAAGATTCTCCTAAGGTTTTGAAAGCTATTAAAGCGGAAAAAAAAGCAATCAAAGGAATTATTGACACCTATAATATAACTGGAATTATTAGTGACAACAGACTTGGTTTGCATAATAAAAATGTGCCTTGTGTTTTTATAAGTCACCAACTTCAGGTTTTAAGCGGAAGCACTACTTGGTTGAGTACTAAAATGCATCAAAAAATAATGCAACAGTTTGATGTTTGTTGGGTTCCTGATAATTTAGGAGAACCTAATTTAAGCGGAAAGCTTGGTCATGTGGATGTGCCTGAATTACCAAAAAAATATCTTGGACCTTTAAGTAGATTTCATAAAAAAGATACAGAAATCACTACCGATTTACTAGTGATACTTTCTGGACCAGAACCACAACGTACATTTCTAGAAGTAAAGCTATTAGAGGAATTAAAAGCGTTTAAAGGAAGTATTGTTTTTGTAAAAGGAATTATTGAAGAAGTCCAAACCAAATTACAAAAAGACCATATGACTATTTATAACTTTATGACTAGTGATTTGTTAGAGCAAACATTAAATGAAAGCGCATTGGTGTTATCTCGTTCTGGTTATACGACCATAATGGATTTAGCAAAATTAGAAAAGAAAGCGTTTTTTATACCAACTCCTGGGCAGTTTGAACAAGAATATTTAGCAAAAAGATTAGATGTTTTAGGTATTGTGCCTAGTTGTAAACAGGAAGATTTCACCATTGACAAACTACAAGCAGTAGCAACTAGTTCTGGATTAAAGCATTTTGACTATGATGTGAATTATAAAAGGTTATTCGGCCTTTTCTAG
- a CDS encoding NAD(P)/FAD-dependent oxidoreductase codes for MIKTDILIIGAGPTGLFAVFEAGLLKLKCHLIDALPQQGGQCSELYPKKPIYDIPAYPEILAGDLTHKLMEQCKQFEPGFTLGERAETIEKQEDGSFIVTTNKGTKHQAPVVAIAGGLGSFEPRKPLIHNIAAFEDKGVEYMIKEPEFYRDKKVVIAGGGDSALDWSIFLSDIASSVTLIHRRNEFRGHLDSVEKVQELKNEGKINLITPAEVVGILGDKKLKGIVVKKAEHIEKEIELECDHFIPLFGLSPKLGPIANWGLEIEKNAIKVNNALDYQTNIPGIYAIGDVNTYPGKLKLILCGFHEATLMCQSAYQIINPGKRYVLKYTTVAGVDGFDGTRKESPKAVVKKIE; via the coding sequence ATGATTAAAACAGATATACTTATAATAGGAGCTGGTCCAACAGGATTATTCGCTGTATTTGAAGCTGGCTTACTAAAATTGAAATGCCATTTAATTGATGCATTACCACAACAAGGAGGACAATGCTCAGAGCTGTATCCTAAAAAGCCTATTTATGATATTCCTGCATATCCAGAAATTCTTGCCGGCGATTTAACCCATAAATTAATGGAACAATGCAAGCAGTTCGAACCAGGATTTACACTTGGTGAGCGTGCAGAAACCATAGAAAAACAAGAAGATGGTAGCTTTATTGTTACCACAAATAAAGGAACAAAACACCAAGCACCAGTAGTAGCAATCGCAGGTGGACTAGGAAGTTTTGAACCTAGAAAACCTTTAATACATAACATTGCAGCCTTTGAAGATAAAGGTGTGGAGTATATGATTAAAGAACCAGAATTTTATCGTGATAAAAAAGTGGTTATTGCTGGTGGTGGAGATTCTGCTTTAGATTGGAGTATCTTTTTAAGTGATATTGCTAGTTCCGTAACTTTAATTCATAGAAGAAATGAGTTTCGCGGACATCTAGATTCTGTAGAGAAAGTACAAGAGCTTAAAAATGAAGGAAAGATAAATTTAATTACACCAGCAGAAGTCGTTGGTATTTTAGGAGATAAAAAACTAAAAGGAATCGTAGTTAAAAAAGCAGAACATATAGAAAAAGAGATAGAATTAGAATGTGATCATTTTATTCCTCTTTTCGGACTCTCACCAAAGCTAGGACCTATTGCAAATTGGGGATTAGAAATAGAAAAAAATGCGATTAAAGTAAATAACGCATTAGATTATCAAACCAACATACCAGGAATCTACGCTATTGGAGATGTAAATACCTATCCAGGGAAATTGAAATTAATTCTTTGCGGATTTCACGAAGCAACGCTAATGTGTCAGTCTGCTTATCAAATAATAAATCCAGGAAAAAGATATGTGTTAAAATACACTACTGTTGCTGGAGTAGATGGGTTTGATGGAACACGTAAAGAATCACCAAAAGCAGTAGTAAAAAAAATAGAATAA
- a CDS encoding Mrp/NBP35 family ATP-binding protein, which produces MKINKQDVLKALETISAPGEGQNMVESGAVTNVITFGDEVVVDITIANPSLQAKKKTEVEILQTIHRLVYEKAKITVNIKVVAPTKSAPNVIKGKSIPGIQNIVAVASGKGGVGKSTVTANLAVTLAKMGFKVGILDADIYGPSIPIMFDVVNEKPLAVNVDGKSKMRPVENYGVKILSIGFFTKPDQAVVWRGPMAAKALNQMIFDAAWGELDFLLLDLPPGTGDIHLSIMQSLPITGAVIVSTPQNVALADAKKGVAMFQQESINVPVLGIIENMAYFTPEELPENKYYIFGKEGAKHLSEDLQVPFLGELPLVQSIREAGDIGHPAALQTATALEQAFEKITRNVVQEVVRRNDDLPPTEAVKITTMAGCSAVKK; this is translated from the coding sequence ATGAAAATCAATAAACAAGACGTATTAAAAGCGTTAGAAACCATTTCTGCTCCTGGTGAAGGACAAAACATGGTAGAAAGTGGTGCAGTTACTAACGTAATAACTTTTGGCGATGAGGTGGTTGTAGATATTACAATAGCAAACCCTAGCTTACAAGCAAAGAAGAAAACCGAAGTAGAAATTCTTCAAACCATTCATAGATTAGTTTATGAAAAAGCGAAGATAACAGTCAATATAAAAGTAGTAGCACCAACAAAATCTGCTCCTAATGTAATTAAGGGAAAATCGATTCCTGGAATTCAAAACATAGTAGCAGTAGCTTCAGGTAAAGGAGGTGTTGGTAAATCAACAGTTACCGCAAATCTTGCCGTTACTTTGGCTAAAATGGGATTTAAAGTAGGAATCTTAGATGCAGATATTTACGGTCCTTCTATTCCAATTATGTTTGATGTAGTTAACGAAAAACCATTAGCAGTAAATGTAGATGGAAAATCTAAAATGCGACCTGTAGAAAATTACGGCGTTAAAATTTTATCGATTGGCTTTTTTACAAAACCGGACCAAGCAGTAGTATGGCGTGGACCAATGGCTGCTAAAGCATTAAATCAAATGATTTTTGATGCCGCTTGGGGAGAATTAGATTTCTTACTTTTAGATTTACCTCCAGGAACAGGAGATATTCATTTAAGTATCATGCAATCGCTACCAATAACGGGTGCCGTTATAGTAAGTACGCCACAAAACGTAGCTTTAGCAGATGCTAAAAAAGGAGTCGCAATGTTTCAACAAGAAAGCATTAACGTTCCAGTTTTAGGAATAATTGAAAATATGGCTTACTTTACACCAGAAGAATTGCCAGAAAATAAATACTATATCTTTGGTAAGGAAGGAGCAAAACATCTTTCCGAAGATTTACAAGTGCCATTTTTAGGAGAGTTACCTTTAGTACAAAGTATTCGCGAAGCAGGTGACATTGGTCATCCAGCAGCATTGCAAACCGCAACAGCATTAGAGCAAGCATTCGAGAAAATAACACGAAATGTAGTGCAAGAAGTAGTGCGAAGAAATGATGATTTGCCACCAACCGAAGCGGTTAAAATAACAACAATGGCTGGCTGTTCAGCAGTAAAAAAATAA
- a CDS encoding NifU family protein, with the protein MTTEELRLNIEKALDEIRPFLQSDGGDISLLSIEDDKVVKVQLEGACVGCSVNQMTLKSGVEMTIKKYAPQIEQVINIEA; encoded by the coding sequence ATGACTACAGAAGAACTAAGATTAAATATAGAAAAAGCCTTAGATGAAATTCGCCCTTTTTTACAAAGTGATGGTGGCGATATTTCCTTACTTTCTATAGAAGATGATAAAGTGGTAAAGGTACAGCTAGAAGGTGCTTGCGTTGGTTGTAGTGTAAATCAAATGACACTAAAATCTGGTGTAGAAATGACTATTAAAAAGTATGCACCGCAAATAGAACAGGTGATCAATATAGAGGCTTAA
- a CDS encoding cell wall metabolism sensor histidine kinase WalK: protein MQRKLKRTYKFAFKTASYITVFLTLLMSVFLYIFYILDWIQIVFIALTCFVSSFVIIQYRVEQFIYKRVKKVYDDLTLLESSTLKKERITTDMATLTKEIDKYAKDRKLEIEMLKVREEYRKEFLGNVSHELKTPLFTVQGYILTLLDGAVKDENVRDKYLSNANKGVDRLIYIVKDLDMITKLEIGDLRLNIETFDIVELIESVFELFEMKASKKNITLAFDIDYTEPILVNADKERIEQVLTNLIVNSIKYGSQQGTTEVSIENLIKNKVIVRITDNGEGIEKKHIPRLFERFYRVDKSGSRKEGGSGLGLAIVKHIIEAHDEKIYIESEFEVGSEFSFTLEKAE from the coding sequence ATGCAAAGAAAATTAAAAAGAACGTACAAGTTTGCTTTTAAAACAGCCTCGTACATCACTGTTTTTTTAACGCTCTTAATGAGTGTTTTTTTGTATATATTTTATATCCTAGATTGGATTCAAATTGTATTCATTGCTTTAACATGTTTTGTTTCTTCTTTTGTTATTATTCAGTATCGTGTAGAACAATTTATCTACAAACGTGTTAAAAAAGTATATGATGATCTTACCCTTTTAGAGTCTTCCACTTTAAAAAAAGAAAGAATTACCACAGATATGGCAACGCTTACTAAAGAAATAGATAAGTATGCCAAAGACCGTAAGCTAGAAATTGAAATGCTTAAAGTGCGTGAAGAATACCGAAAAGAATTTCTTGGTAATGTTTCACACGAACTAAAAACACCATTATTTACTGTACAAGGTTATATTTTAACCTTACTAGACGGTGCCGTAAAAGATGAAAACGTCCGCGATAAATATTTAAGTAATGCCAATAAAGGGGTAGACCGACTTATTTATATTGTAAAAGATTTAGATATGATTACTAAATTAGAAATTGGTGATCTAAGACTAAATATAGAGACTTTTGATATTGTAGAATTGATAGAAAGTGTTTTCGAACTTTTTGAAATGAAAGCCTCCAAAAAGAATATCACTTTAGCTTTTGATATCGATTATACAGAACCAATTCTAGTGAATGCTGATAAAGAACGAATAGAACAGGTGCTTACTAATCTTATTGTAAATTCTATAAAATACGGAAGCCAACAAGGTACCACCGAAGTGAGTATTGAAAACCTTATTAAAAATAAAGTGATTGTTCGTATAACAGATAATGGAGAAGGTATTGAGAAAAAACACATCCCAAGATTATTTGAACGTTTCTACAGAGTAGATAAAAGTGGTTCGCGTAAAGAAGGCGGTTCCGGATTAGGTTTAGCGATAGTAAAACATATTATTGAAGCACACGACGAAAAAATATACATAGAAAGTGAATTTGAAGTCGGAAGTGAGTTCTCTTTCACGCTAGAAAAGGCCGAATAA